A single window of Deltaproteobacteria bacterium DNA harbors:
- the nth gene encoding endonuclease III translates to MGGHHKSQSAPAAVDERRVRAILDALERTWGHATCELNHRNPFELLVATILSAQSTDKRVNQVTPELFARYPTPAALAAADPDDVERIVHSTGFFRQKTRAILGVARALVDRHGGEVPRSMEALTALPGVARKTANVVLGTAFGIPSGIVVDTHVKRLANRLGLTRETDPVKIERDLMALIPRDRWIDFSHQLIWHGRRICHARKPACDQCPLAPHCPSAEVGA, encoded by the coding sequence ATGGGCGGACACCACAAAAGTCAATCGGCCCCGGCCGCCGTGGACGAGCGACGCGTGCGCGCGATCCTCGACGCGCTCGAGCGCACCTGGGGCCACGCGACCTGCGAGCTGAACCATCGGAACCCGTTCGAACTGCTCGTCGCGACGATCCTGAGCGCGCAGTCGACCGACAAGCGCGTCAATCAGGTGACCCCGGAGTTGTTCGCGCGCTACCCGACGCCGGCGGCGCTGGCGGCCGCCGATCCGGATGACGTCGAGCGCATCGTCCACTCGACCGGCTTCTTCCGCCAGAAGACGCGCGCGATCCTCGGCGTCGCGCGCGCCCTGGTGGACCGCCACGGCGGCGAGGTGCCGCGGTCGATGGAGGCGCTCACCGCGCTGCCGGGCGTCGCGCGCAAGACCGCCAACGTCGTGCTCGGCACGGCCTTCGGCATCCCGTCGGGCATCGTGGTCGACACGCACGTCAAGCGGCTCGCCAATCGGCTCGGGCTCACGCGCGAAACCGACCCGGTCAAGATCGAACGCGACCTGATGGCCCTCATCCCGCGCGACCGCTGGATCGACTTTTCGCACCAGCTCATCTGGCACGGCCGCCGCATCTGCCACGCGCGCAAGCCGGCGTGCGACCAGTGCCCGCTGGCGCCGCACTGCCCGTCCGCGGAGGTCGGCGCGTGA
- a CDS encoding NUDIX domain-containing protein has product MTAACPRVAVGAIAFDDHGRVLLVRRGAPPGEGLWSVPGGKVRPGESLVDAVAREVREETGLEVAVRDLACVVERVSRDAAGDIAYHYVILDYRVEVTGGRIAAGSDAADVRWVAPDDLDALPVTEGLAAVVDNARQTR; this is encoded by the coding sequence GTGACCGCCGCCTGCCCGCGCGTCGCCGTCGGCGCGATCGCGTTCGACGACCACGGGCGCGTCTTGCTCGTGCGCCGCGGCGCCCCGCCGGGCGAAGGCCTGTGGAGCGTACCGGGCGGCAAGGTGCGCCCCGGCGAGTCGCTGGTCGACGCCGTCGCGCGCGAGGTGCGCGAAGAGACGGGACTCGAGGTTGCCGTGCGCGACCTCGCGTGCGTGGTCGAGCGCGTGTCGCGCGACGCCGCCGGAGACATCGCGTACCACTACGTGATCCTCGACTACCGCGTGGAGGTCACCGGCGGGCGGATCGCCGCGGGCAGCGACGCGGCGGACGTGCGCTGGGTCGCGCCGGACGACCTGGACGCGCTGCCGGTCACGGAAGGGCTCGCCGCCGTGGTCGACAACGCGCGCCAAACGCGGTAA
- a CDS encoding KamA family radical SAM protein, whose amino-acid sequence MAPPLTQVDAWHDWRWQLRNMLTTAEDFARYIRLTDAERAGLERTRGQFRTGATPYYASLMDPDDPTCPIRMQTLPSVRETDVRREELVDPLGEDSHNPAPAIFHKYPDRVLLLALDRCAIYCRHCNRRRLVGGDDPPTRGDLDAAIDYIARTPQVRDVLISGGDPLLWSTARLDALLGRLRAIDHVDIIRIGTRVPVVLPMRVDAELCGMLRRHHPLYVNTHFNHPKELTAEARAACEALVDAGIPVSNQAVLLRGINSSVRCLRALMRGLLRMRVRPYYLFQGDIAVGTDHLRTPVDEAIRLMDGLRGWISGLGVPHLVIDAPGGGGKIPIGPQYLVDMDDHWVTLRNFRGDLVRYPQPRERDCTVPYDRVWFRDEDDA is encoded by the coding sequence ATGGCCCCACCACTGACGCAGGTGGACGCGTGGCACGACTGGCGCTGGCAGCTGCGCAACATGTTGACCACCGCCGAGGACTTCGCGCGCTACATCCGGCTCACCGATGCGGAGCGAGCCGGACTCGAGCGAACGCGCGGGCAGTTTCGCACCGGCGCGACCCCCTACTACGCGTCGCTGATGGACCCGGATGACCCGACCTGCCCAATTCGGATGCAGACGCTGCCGTCGGTGCGCGAGACCGACGTCCGCCGCGAGGAGCTGGTCGACCCGCTCGGCGAAGACAGCCACAATCCGGCGCCCGCCATCTTCCACAAGTACCCGGATCGCGTATTGCTGCTCGCGCTCGATCGGTGCGCGATCTACTGTCGCCATTGCAACCGACGGCGGCTCGTCGGCGGCGACGATCCGCCGACGCGCGGCGACCTCGACGCCGCGATCGACTACATCGCGCGCACGCCGCAAGTTCGCGACGTGCTCATCTCGGGCGGCGACCCGCTGCTGTGGTCCACCGCGCGCCTGGACGCCCTGCTCGGCCGGCTGCGCGCGATCGACCACGTCGACATCATCCGCATCGGTACGCGCGTGCCGGTCGTGTTGCCGATGCGCGTCGACGCCGAGCTGTGCGGCATGCTGCGGCGCCACCACCCGCTGTACGTCAACACGCACTTCAACCACCCGAAGGAGCTCACCGCCGAGGCGCGCGCCGCGTGCGAGGCGCTCGTCGATGCGGGCATCCCGGTGAGCAACCAGGCCGTGTTGCTGCGCGGGATCAACTCGTCGGTGCGTTGCCTGCGCGCGCTGATGCGCGGCCTGCTGCGGATGCGGGTGCGCCCCTACTACCTGTTTCAAGGCGACATCGCCGTCGGCACGGACCACCTGCGCACGCCGGTCGACGAGGCGATCCGGCTGATGGACGGGCTGCGCGGCTGGATCAGCGGCCTCGGCGTACCGCACCTGGTCATCGACGCGCCGGGCGGCGGCGGCAAGATCCCGATCGGGCCGCAGTACCTGGTCGACATGGACGATCACTGGGTCACGCTGCGCAACTTCCGCGGCGACCTCGTCCGCTACCCGCAGCCGCGCGAGCGCGACTGCACCGTGCCGTACGACCGCGTGTGGTTCCGCGACGAAGACGACGCGTGA